In the Phaseolus vulgaris cultivar G19833 chromosome 7, P. vulgaris v2.0, whole genome shotgun sequence genome, one interval contains:
- the LOC137830624 gene encoding squamosa promoter-binding-like protein 17 isoform X3, giving the protein MSSGSVTNAPPSSSSSPNSSTESPDGLKFGQKIYFEDVSVAAAATTQGTKTSGGISSSSSSSKKGRGGSAQPAQPSRCQVQGCNVDLSGAKAYYSRHKVCAMHSKSPTVIVASLEQRFCQQCSRFHMLSEFDQGKRSCRRRLAGHNERRRKPPPSSIFTSRYDNNGRAGSFLMEFASYPKLSLRNTLPTPRSDEPLPGNHAAALTWQGSSETASEFFLHGSGSGGTSFLGSKHPLMESYTTDSNCALSLLSNQTWGSRTTQPSVELNNNNHNLLNFNGSSMAQFTAASSQVAAMHQLPNATSWYLKAVDSPEDVPDLGLGQISPSLHSHLHGELDVPHQGRHYMDLEESRACESSHWSL; this is encoded by the exons ATGAGTTCTGGTTCAGTGACCAACGCACCaccctcttcctcctcctcacCCAACTCTTCCACTGAGTCCCCTGATGGCTTGAAGTTTGGCCAGAAAATCTACTTTGAGGATGTGAGTGTTGCAGCTGCAGCAACAACTCAAGGGACCAAAACAAGTGGTGggatttcatcttcttcttcttcttcaaagaaGGGAAGGGGTGGTTCAGCTCAACCAGCTCAGCCTTCTAGATGTCAGGTTCAGGGTTGCAATGTAGATCTGAGTGGAGCTAAGGCTTACTATTCCAGGCACAAGGTTTGTGCCATGCATTCCAAGTCCCCAACTGTCATTGTGGCTAGTCTGGAACAAAGGTTTTGCCAACAGTGTAGCAG GTTTCATATGCTTTCTGAATTTGATCAAGGAAAGCGAAGCTGCCGCCGGCGACTTGCTGGCCATAATGAGCGCCGGCGAAAGCCTCCTCCCAGCTCCATATTTACCTCTCGCTATG ATAACAATGGCAGAGCTGGTAGCTTTCTGATGGAATTTGCTTCATATCCAAAGCTTTCATTGAGAAACACCTTGCCAACTCCAAGATCAGACGAGCCACTACCCGGAAACCATGCTGCAGCATTAACCTGGCAGGGCAGCTCAGAAACAGCATCTGAATTTTTTCTGCATGGATCAGGGAGTGGTGGAACAAGCTTCCTTGGTTCCAAACATCCTTTAATGGAAAGCTACACCACTGACTCAAACTGTGCTCTCTCTCTTCTGTCAAATCAAACATGGGGTTCCAGGACCACACAACCAAGTGTTGagctcaacaacaacaaccacaACTTGTTGAATTTCAATGGGAGCTCCATGGCACAATTCACTGCTGCTTCCTCACAAGTTGCAGCCATGCATCAACTTCCAAATGCCACCTCATGGTACCTGAAGGCCGTTGACTCGCCGGAGGATGTTCCCGATCTCGGCCTTGGCCAAATTTCGCCGTCTCTTCATAGCCATCTTCATGGTGAGCTTGATGTGCCACATCAGGGTAGGCACTACATGGATCTTGAGGAATCCAGGGCCTGTGAGTCTTCTCACTGGTCACTTTAA
- the LOC137830624 gene encoding squamosa promoter-binding-like protein 17 isoform X2 translates to MSSGSVTNAPPSSSSSPNSSTESPDGLKFGQKIYFEDVSVAAAATTQGTKTSGGISSSSSSSKKGRGGSAQPAQPSRCQVQGCNVDLSGAKAYYSRHKVCAMHSKSPTVIVASLEQRFCQQCSRFHMLSEFDQGKRSCRRRLAGHNERRRKPPPSSIFTSRYGRLSSPIFDNNGRAGSFLMEFASYPKLSLRNTLPTPRSDEPLPGNHAAALTWQGSSETASEFFLHGSGSGGTSFLGSKHPLMESYTTDSNCALSLLSNQTWGSRTTQPSVELNNNNHNLLNFNGSSMAQFTAASSQVAAMHQLPNATSWYLKAVDSPEDVPDLGLGQISPSLHSHLHGELDVPHQGRHYMDLEESRACESSHWSL, encoded by the exons ATGAGTTCTGGTTCAGTGACCAACGCACCaccctcttcctcctcctcacCCAACTCTTCCACTGAGTCCCCTGATGGCTTGAAGTTTGGCCAGAAAATCTACTTTGAGGATGTGAGTGTTGCAGCTGCAGCAACAACTCAAGGGACCAAAACAAGTGGTGggatttcatcttcttcttcttcttcaaagaaGGGAAGGGGTGGTTCAGCTCAACCAGCTCAGCCTTCTAGATGTCAGGTTCAGGGTTGCAATGTAGATCTGAGTGGAGCTAAGGCTTACTATTCCAGGCACAAGGTTTGTGCCATGCATTCCAAGTCCCCAACTGTCATTGTGGCTAGTCTGGAACAAAGGTTTTGCCAACAGTGTAGCAG GTTTCATATGCTTTCTGAATTTGATCAAGGAAAGCGAAGCTGCCGCCGGCGACTTGCTGGCCATAATGAGCGCCGGCGAAAGCCTCCTCCCAGCTCCATATTTACCTCTCGCTATGGCAGGCTTTCTTCCCCTATTTTTG ATAACAATGGCAGAGCTGGTAGCTTTCTGATGGAATTTGCTTCATATCCAAAGCTTTCATTGAGAAACACCTTGCCAACTCCAAGATCAGACGAGCCACTACCCGGAAACCATGCTGCAGCATTAACCTGGCAGGGCAGCTCAGAAACAGCATCTGAATTTTTTCTGCATGGATCAGGGAGTGGTGGAACAAGCTTCCTTGGTTCCAAACATCCTTTAATGGAAAGCTACACCACTGACTCAAACTGTGCTCTCTCTCTTCTGTCAAATCAAACATGGGGTTCCAGGACCACACAACCAAGTGTTGagctcaacaacaacaaccacaACTTGTTGAATTTCAATGGGAGCTCCATGGCACAATTCACTGCTGCTTCCTCACAAGTTGCAGCCATGCATCAACTTCCAAATGCCACCTCATGGTACCTGAAGGCCGTTGACTCGCCGGAGGATGTTCCCGATCTCGGCCTTGGCCAAATTTCGCCGTCTCTTCATAGCCATCTTCATGGTGAGCTTGATGTGCCACATCAGGGTAGGCACTACATGGATCTTGAGGAATCCAGGGCCTGTGAGTCTTCTCACTGGTCACTTTAA
- the LOC137830624 gene encoding squamosa promoter-binding-like protein 9 isoform X1, which translates to MSSGSVTNAPPSSSSSPNSSTESPDGLKFGQKIYFEDVSVAAAATTQGTKTSGGISSSSSSSKKGRGGSAQPAQPSRCQVQGCNVDLSGAKAYYSRHKVCAMHSKSPTVIVASLEQRFCQQCSRFHMLSEFDQGKRSCRRRLAGHNERRRKPPPSSIFTSRYGRLSSPIFADNNGRAGSFLMEFASYPKLSLRNTLPTPRSDEPLPGNHAAALTWQGSSETASEFFLHGSGSGGTSFLGSKHPLMESYTTDSNCALSLLSNQTWGSRTTQPSVELNNNNHNLLNFNGSSMAQFTAASSQVAAMHQLPNATSWYLKAVDSPEDVPDLGLGQISPSLHSHLHGELDVPHQGRHYMDLEESRACESSHWSL; encoded by the exons ATGAGTTCTGGTTCAGTGACCAACGCACCaccctcttcctcctcctcacCCAACTCTTCCACTGAGTCCCCTGATGGCTTGAAGTTTGGCCAGAAAATCTACTTTGAGGATGTGAGTGTTGCAGCTGCAGCAACAACTCAAGGGACCAAAACAAGTGGTGggatttcatcttcttcttcttcttcaaagaaGGGAAGGGGTGGTTCAGCTCAACCAGCTCAGCCTTCTAGATGTCAGGTTCAGGGTTGCAATGTAGATCTGAGTGGAGCTAAGGCTTACTATTCCAGGCACAAGGTTTGTGCCATGCATTCCAAGTCCCCAACTGTCATTGTGGCTAGTCTGGAACAAAGGTTTTGCCAACAGTGTAGCAG GTTTCATATGCTTTCTGAATTTGATCAAGGAAAGCGAAGCTGCCGCCGGCGACTTGCTGGCCATAATGAGCGCCGGCGAAAGCCTCCTCCCAGCTCCATATTTACCTCTCGCTATGGCAGGCTTTCTTCCCCTATTTTTG CAGATAACAATGGCAGAGCTGGTAGCTTTCTGATGGAATTTGCTTCATATCCAAAGCTTTCATTGAGAAACACCTTGCCAACTCCAAGATCAGACGAGCCACTACCCGGAAACCATGCTGCAGCATTAACCTGGCAGGGCAGCTCAGAAACAGCATCTGAATTTTTTCTGCATGGATCAGGGAGTGGTGGAACAAGCTTCCTTGGTTCCAAACATCCTTTAATGGAAAGCTACACCACTGACTCAAACTGTGCTCTCTCTCTTCTGTCAAATCAAACATGGGGTTCCAGGACCACACAACCAAGTGTTGagctcaacaacaacaaccacaACTTGTTGAATTTCAATGGGAGCTCCATGGCACAATTCACTGCTGCTTCCTCACAAGTTGCAGCCATGCATCAACTTCCAAATGCCACCTCATGGTACCTGAAGGCCGTTGACTCGCCGGAGGATGTTCCCGATCTCGGCCTTGGCCAAATTTCGCCGTCTCTTCATAGCCATCTTCATGGTGAGCTTGATGTGCCACATCAGGGTAGGCACTACATGGATCTTGAGGAATCCAGGGCCTGTGAGTCTTCTCACTGGTCACTTTAA
- the LOC137828797 gene encoding myb family transcription factor PHL5-like, which translates to MMNSKSLTILHVKSHLQKYRSTMYVKNTSKEGREETHDRDTVTELQHKIRMQIEESRQLQLEISRGIQEQLELQRNLQMLVQEQSKQVNETNKAN; encoded by the exons ATGATGAATTCAAAGTCTCTGACAATTTTGCATGTTAAAAGCCACTTGCAG AAATATCGATCCACAATGTACGTGAAGAACACTTCCAAAG AAGGGCGAGAAGAAACTCATGACAGAGACACAGTGACAGAACTTCAACACAAAAT ACGAATGCAAATTGAGGAATCACGACAACTGCAACTTGAGATTTCGAGGGGCATTCAAGAACAATTAGAG CTTCAACGAAATTTGCAAATGCTAGTCCAAGAACAAAGTAAACAGGTCAACGAAACAAACAAGGCAAATTGA
- the LOC137829470 gene encoding uncharacterized protein, which translates to MHYASQELNGVHSSVANVGVSEKNGFNFQHHEKDLFDVPASCLNFDSQNMMCESSGDQSAPLFGSVVDSFFSSHGDTFCELYEHFRNKQNDILEGDASAPVNRFEVVCATSGNSASSMVPIATRKKGIKWTKDLHELFVAAVNCLGGAQSKLSSNF; encoded by the exons ATGCATTACGCTTCGCAGGAGTTGAACGGAGTTCACAGCAGTGTGGCCAACGTTGGAGTCTCAGAAAAAAACGGCTTCAACTTCCAACATCATGAGAAAGATCTGTTTGATGTTCCCGCTTCATGTTTGAACTTCGATTCGCAAAATATGATGTGTGAGTCTTCTGGGGACCAGTCAGCTCCACTGTTCGGAAGTGTTGTCGATTCCTTCTTTTCCAGCCATGGAGACACGTTCTGTGAACTTTACGAGCATTTCAGAAACAAGCAAAATGACATCTTGGAGGGTGATGCTTCTGCCCCAGTTAATCGG TTTGAGGTTGTTTGTGCCACTTCTGGAAACTCAGCTTCTAGCATGGTTCCAATTGCAACGAGGaaaaaaggaataaaatggACCAAAGACTTGCATGAACTGTTCGTAGCAGCGGTTAATTGCCTTGGTGGTGCTCAAAGTAAGTTAAGTTCAAATTTCTAG